One Desulforhopalus sp. DNA segment encodes these proteins:
- the gatB gene encoding Asp-tRNA(Asn)/Glu-tRNA(Gln) amidotransferase subunit GatB, which translates to MELETIIGLEIHAQLKTDSKIFCGCSTAFGAPANTNTCPICLGMPGVLPVLNKRVVEFAIKLGLATNSAINNFSQFARKNYFYPDLPKGYQTSQFDLPIVGGGSIEISVDGYRKNIGITRIHMEEDAGKLLHNEAEPLSHVDLNRTGTPLLEIVSDPDLRTPEEASAYLRKLHAILRYLDICDGNMQEGSFRCDANISLRPYGQKEFGTRTELKNMNSFRHVQSALEYEIRRQRDLLLEGETIVQETLLWNPDKNCTESMRGKEDAHDYRYFPCPDLVPVVIDEAWIEEIRLQLPELPDQRKERFIDQYGLPDYDAALLTGDRELADYFEKTVRAGGSAKKVANWIMTEMLRELKGEAITVCRIRPQQLAELLLMVEANTISGKIAKTVFQSMMETGKDPQIIVKEQNLLQVSDEGEILALVHEIIAANPQQAEDYRNGKTKILGFFVGQLMQRTKGKANPNIANELFVRVLAG; encoded by the coding sequence ATGGAGCTTGAAACAATAATAGGTCTGGAGATTCATGCACAGCTGAAGACTGACTCAAAAATCTTCTGTGGCTGCTCGACTGCCTTTGGCGCACCGGCAAATACCAATACCTGTCCGATTTGTCTAGGCATGCCAGGGGTTTTGCCAGTTCTCAACAAGCGAGTTGTTGAGTTCGCTATAAAACTTGGTCTTGCTACCAACTCTGCCATCAACAATTTCAGCCAGTTTGCAAGGAAGAACTATTTTTATCCGGATCTGCCCAAGGGATATCAGACATCGCAGTTCGATCTGCCGATTGTTGGAGGGGGGAGCATCGAAATCTCTGTTGATGGGTACAGGAAAAATATTGGCATCACTCGTATACACATGGAGGAGGATGCCGGTAAACTCCTGCATAACGAAGCAGAACCACTGTCTCACGTGGACCTGAATCGTACTGGCACACCCCTTTTGGAGATCGTATCAGACCCTGATCTGCGTACACCGGAGGAGGCTTCAGCATATTTACGGAAATTGCATGCCATTTTGCGTTACTTAGATATTTGTGACGGCAACATGCAGGAGGGCAGTTTTCGATGCGATGCCAATATTTCTCTGCGCCCGTATGGCCAGAAGGAATTTGGAACCCGTACAGAACTGAAAAACATGAATTCTTTTCGCCATGTTCAAAGTGCTTTGGAATATGAAATTCGCCGCCAGAGAGATTTACTTTTGGAGGGTGAAACAATTGTTCAGGAGACTCTTCTGTGGAATCCAGATAAAAACTGTACGGAATCTATGCGAGGCAAGGAAGATGCCCACGATTACCGTTATTTTCCCTGTCCTGATCTTGTTCCGGTTGTAATCGATGAGGCTTGGATTGAGGAAATTCGCCTGCAATTGCCGGAACTTCCAGATCAACGAAAAGAAAGATTCATCGATCAATATGGTTTACCTGATTACGATGCGGCACTGCTCACTGGAGATCGTGAATTAGCGGATTACTTTGAGAAGACCGTTCGTGCAGGAGGATCGGCGAAGAAGGTTGCAAACTGGATTATGACTGAAATGCTGCGTGAGTTGAAAGGGGAGGCTATTACTGTCTGCAGAATACGTCCACAGCAGCTCGCAGAACTGCTTTTGATGGTTGAGGCAAATACCATCAGCGGTAAGATTGCAAAAACCGTATTTCAATCGATGATGGAGACTGGCAAGGATCCGCAAATAATCGTAAAAGAACAAAATCTTCTCCAGGTTTCCGATGAAGGAGAGATACTTGCCCTAGTCCACGAAATAATCGCTGCTAATCCACAGCAGGCAGAGGATTATCGCAATGGCAAGACCAAAATATTGGGCTTCTTCGTGGGCCAGCTGATGCAGCGGACCAAAGGCAAGGCAAATCCAAATATTGCCAATGAGCTGTTTGTCAGAGTCCTTGCCGGTTAA
- the hemW gene encoding radical SAM family heme chaperone HemW codes for MCSLYIHIPFCQKKCYYCSFSSSVNGVGLFSSYVAAVQKELTGYTFENTKRQLSTVFIGGGTPSILPVALLEELIDDCLKNFHLLPDAEITVETNPGTVDAHYIAHLLAAGVNRISLGVQTFNDHELQVLGRIHDSYMAHTAFAAIKTAGCENISLDLMYGLPGQTAESWRSTLTEAISLGPQHLSLYQLTIEDGTPFHHASQTGQITLPDEDEILLMDEITYRLCADAGIKQYEISNFALPGFECAHNIIYWQNGNYLAAGAAAVSCINGVRERRVANPKDYIRRIQAGESVIIERECLPLEASFRESVILGLRMTPGVALQQLADRYRIDLVEYYGGILTRLLEMELVELTAHSLKLTAKGRSLANWVMAELV; via the coding sequence ATGTGTTCTCTCTATATCCATATCCCTTTCTGTCAAAAAAAATGCTACTACTGTTCCTTTAGCTCAAGCGTGAATGGCGTTGGGCTGTTCTCCTCATACGTTGCTGCAGTGCAGAAAGAACTTACAGGATACACCTTTGAAAATACCAAAAGGCAATTGAGTACAGTTTTTATAGGAGGAGGCACACCGAGTATCCTTCCCGTCGCCCTCCTGGAAGAGCTCATTGATGATTGTTTGAAGAATTTTCATTTACTGCCAGATGCAGAAATTACTGTTGAAACAAATCCCGGGACCGTTGATGCGCATTATATTGCACACCTCTTAGCCGCAGGAGTAAATCGCATCTCTCTTGGGGTACAGACCTTTAACGACCATGAACTGCAGGTTCTCGGAAGAATTCATGACAGTTACATGGCGCATACAGCATTTGCAGCGATAAAAACAGCTGGTTGTGAAAACATCAGCCTGGATCTCATGTACGGCCTTCCGGGACAAACTGCCGAATCATGGAGGAGCACGCTGACCGAGGCCATCTCGCTTGGACCCCAGCACTTGTCTCTGTACCAATTGACCATTGAGGATGGGACACCATTCCATCACGCTTCGCAGACAGGGCAGATTACCTTGCCGGACGAAGACGAAATTCTGCTGATGGATGAGATTACCTATCGTCTGTGTGCCGATGCGGGGATCAAGCAGTACGAGATCTCCAACTTTGCTCTTCCCGGATTTGAATGTGCCCATAATATAATCTACTGGCAAAACGGTAATTATCTTGCAGCTGGGGCTGCTGCGGTCAGCTGCATCAACGGCGTCCGGGAGAGGCGTGTTGCTAATCCCAAAGATTACATTCGACGGATCCAGGCAGGAGAATCGGTGATAATTGAGCGGGAGTGTTTGCCCCTTGAGGCATCATTTCGGGAATCAGTGATCCTGGGGCTACGGATGACGCCAGGGGTGGCGCTGCAACAGCTGGCAGATCGCTATCGTATCGACCTCGTTGAATATTATGGTGGGATCCTCACAAGGCTTTTAGAGATGGAACTTGTCGAGCTTACGGCGCATTCATTGAAGCTTACGGCCAAGGGTCGATCTCTCGCCAATTGGGTTATGGCGGAGCTGGTGTAG
- the radC gene encoding DNA repair protein RadC, giving the protein MEKELWQKKGDGHRARLRDRFLENGLHGFSDTEVLELLLSFGTPRTDCKEPARGLLKKFGTFSKVLEAPLVSLQDVLGVGPKNSFALHFVHAVASYYLKERIRGKRYLHSSEEVIDYLTHSLRGLKKEVLSVIFLDSSHAIIDSAVVAEGTLNVNTVYPREIMKMALDFHAAALIIAHNHPSGSLHPSTQDMKLTKSLYMLCSLMQIQLLDHLVIGDGSYSFADNGLITSIRQDCTALVNSL; this is encoded by the coding sequence GTGGAAAAGGAGCTTTGGCAGAAAAAAGGGGACGGACACCGTGCACGTCTACGTGACCGTTTTCTCGAAAATGGACTTCATGGTTTTAGCGACACTGAAGTTCTTGAGCTTCTTCTTTCGTTCGGCACGCCGCGCACCGATTGCAAGGAGCCGGCACGTGGCTTATTAAAGAAATTTGGCACTTTTTCCAAAGTCCTGGAAGCTCCATTGGTTTCACTTCAGGATGTTTTGGGGGTTGGTCCGAAAAATAGTTTCGCTCTGCACTTTGTTCATGCTGTTGCCAGCTATTATCTGAAAGAGCGAATACGCGGCAAGCGATATCTCCATTCGTCTGAGGAGGTGATCGACTATCTTACCCATTCGCTTCGTGGTTTGAAAAAAGAGGTTCTGTCGGTCATTTTTCTTGATAGCTCGCACGCTATTATCGATTCAGCCGTGGTTGCAGAAGGGACTCTTAATGTCAATACGGTATATCCGCGGGAAATTATGAAAATGGCGCTGGACTTTCATGCTGCGGCATTGATTATTGCCCATAATCATCCTTCCGGCTCGCTCCACCCCTCCACCCAGGATATGAAGCTTACCAAAAGCTTATACATGCTGTGCAGCCTTATGCAGATTCAGCTTCTCGATCATCTGGTAATTGGTGATGGAAGCTATAGCTTTGCCGATAACGGGTTGATCACTTCAATTCGCCAGGACTGTACCGCTCTTGTTAATTCTCTGTAA